The following coding sequences are from one Streptomyces dengpaensis window:
- a CDS encoding sensor histidine kinase, protein MRTGRMGVRAGVSDWAIALGVAAALLVTGLSAQHSPTSLDLLGYALLTAGGLGLAARRRAPVLVLAVTGLCAVGYQAAGFDVPAVAYLFAVYAAVRAGHRAITVVASVTMLAALPLAALASGLHDTGEAFARARGALEIAWLVAAGAAGEALRQAERRADEAERTREETARHRADEERLHIARELHDSLTHQISIIKVQSEVAVHVARKRGEPVPEALLAIQEAGREATRELRATLQALRDDDTTPPHGLDHIPELVKRASRTGLDATLTIEGQRHDVPAAVGRTAYRIVQESLTNIARHAAATTASVRIDYRPDALAIQVDDDGKATPDTAPAPGIGLLGMRERVAALGGRLRAEPRGERGFTVQAELPVDHTS, encoded by the coding sequence GGTGTCAGTGACTGGGCGATCGCCCTCGGCGTGGCGGCGGCACTGCTGGTCACCGGGCTGTCCGCGCAGCACTCCCCCACGAGTCTCGACCTGCTCGGCTACGCGCTTCTGACGGCCGGGGGCCTGGGCCTTGCCGCGCGCCGCCGGGCTCCGGTTCTCGTCCTGGCCGTCACCGGGCTGTGCGCGGTGGGCTACCAGGCAGCCGGTTTCGACGTGCCTGCCGTTGCGTACCTGTTCGCGGTGTACGCAGCTGTACGGGCGGGACACCGTGCCATCACGGTGGTGGCGAGCGTGACCATGCTGGCCGCTCTCCCCCTCGCGGCCCTTGCCTCGGGCCTGCACGACACGGGCGAGGCGTTCGCGCGGGCCCGAGGCGCCCTCGAGATCGCCTGGCTGGTCGCTGCCGGCGCCGCGGGTGAGGCACTGCGGCAGGCCGAGCGGCGGGCCGACGAAGCCGAGCGCACCCGGGAGGAGACCGCGCGGCACCGCGCCGACGAGGAGAGGCTGCACATCGCGCGGGAGCTGCACGATTCGCTCACCCACCAGATCTCCATCATCAAGGTGCAGTCCGAAGTCGCCGTCCATGTGGCCCGCAAGCGTGGCGAACCGGTGCCGGAGGCCCTGCTGGCAATCCAGGAGGCCGGACGTGAGGCAACCCGGGAGCTGCGCGCGACCCTTCAGGCGCTGCGCGACGACGACACGACCCCGCCGCACGGGCTGGACCACATCCCGGAACTGGTGAAACGGGCAAGTAGGACCGGCCTGGACGCGACGCTGACGATCGAAGGACAGCGGCACGATGTACCGGCCGCGGTGGGCCGTACCGCCTACCGGATCGTTCAGGAGTCGCTGACCAACATCGCCCGTCACGCCGCCGCCACGACGGCGTCGGTCCGCATCGACTACCGGCCGGACGCCCTCGCCATACAGGTCGATGACGACGGCAAGGCCACGCCGGACACCGCCCCGGCTCCGGGCATCGGGCTGCTCGGGATGCGCGAACGAGTCGCCGCTCTCGGCGGTCGCCTGCGCGCGGAACCGCGCGGCGAGCGTGGCTTCACCGTCCAGGCCGAACTTCCCGTGGACCATACGTCATGA